Proteins found in one candidate division WOR-3 bacterium genomic segment:
- a CDS encoding endonuclease III domain-containing protein: MNLLAIYSLLYHHFGPQNWWPAESPFEVIVGAVLTQNTAWENVQKAIANLKRAGLLNLDQISTIEPATLAHLIRPSGYFNIKAQRLLGVVRWLKAKGGLKKLARISTKKLREELLKCYGIGPETADSILLYAFNRPVFVVDAYTRRIFYRYGLISGKEPYEELRKRIENDLVAKIGTNKRLVVGVFNEFHALLVRLAKTYCRKKPLCSSCPLAAA, from the coding sequence ATGAACCTATTGGCGATTTATTCGCTCCTTTATCACCATTTTGGTCCGCAAAACTGGTGGCCGGCGGAAAGCCCTTTTGAGGTAATTGTCGGCGCAGTTCTCACCCAGAATACCGCCTGGGAAAATGTCCAAAAGGCAATAGCCAATCTTAAAAGAGCCGGACTCTTAAACCTTGACCAAATCAGCACTATTGAACCGGCAACACTGGCACACCTGATTCGTCCTAGTGGTTATTTTAATATTAAAGCCCAACGCCTTTTAGGGGTGGTGAGGTGGCTCAAGGCAAAAGGTGGGCTAAAAAAACTGGCACGAATCAGCACCAAGAAATTAAGAGAAGAGCTTCTCAAGTGTTATGGCATCGGACCGGAGACAGCCGATTCCATATTACTTTATGCCTTTAACCGACCGGTCTTTGTCGTTGACGCCTATACCAGAAGGATTTTTTATAGATATGGCTTAATCAGCGGTAAGGAGCCATACGAGGAGTTAAGGAAGAGAATAGAAAATGACCTCGTCGCAAAAATCGGGACGAACAAGAGGTTGGTGGTAGGGGTATTTAATGAGTTTCACGCCCTTTTGGTGCGGCTTGCCAAAACCTACTGTCGGAAAAAACCCCTCTGCTCAAGCTGCCCGCTTGCCGCTGCTTGA